Proteins from one Thermobifida alba genomic window:
- a CDS encoding TspO/MBR family protein: MTTRSVRRARPPLARSLGAAALFAAAVLATALVGGLTAVDTATDYARVELPAWAPPSWLFSPVWTVLYVLVAVAGWLVWRASGWRGAAAALTVYAVQLVLNALWPPLFFTAARYALAFGELVLLWIAVAATVVLFRRHSTTAAALLLPYLAWVTYAGALNLAIWQLN; this comes from the coding sequence ATGACCACACGATCCGTCCGACGCGCCCGCCCGCCCCTCGCGCGGTCGCTGGGGGCCGCGGCGCTCTTCGCGGCCGCGGTGCTGGCCACCGCCCTGGTGGGCGGTCTGACCGCGGTCGACACCGCCACCGACTACGCCCGGGTAGAGCTGCCCGCCTGGGCCCCGCCGAGCTGGCTGTTCTCCCCGGTGTGGACGGTGCTGTACGTGCTCGTCGCCGTGGCGGGCTGGCTGGTGTGGCGCGCCTCCGGCTGGCGGGGCGCCGCGGCCGCCCTGACCGTCTACGCCGTGCAGCTGGTGCTCAACGCACTGTGGCCGCCGCTGTTCTTCACCGCCGCGCGCTACGCCCTGGCCTTCGGCGAGCTCGTGCTGCTGTGGATCGCGGTGGCGGCCACGGTCGTGCTGTTCCGTCGGCACAGCACGACCGCCGCCGCCCTGCTGCTGCCCTACCTGGCCTGGGTGACCTACGCGGGCGCGCTGAACCTGGCGATCTGGCAGCTGAACTGA
- a CDS encoding SAM-dependent methyltransferase: protein MRLAEIFERVLGADAPVRFRAYDGSTAGDPDSEVGVVVRHPAAVNHLAQAPGALGLTRAYVAGYLDVEGDMYTLLRSVADLVLSEKPRLSAAEMLRIARGVGWVKFVNRLPPPPQEVRGSRLAALGLRHSRDRDAEVIQHHYDVSNAFYELVLGESMTYTCAVYPTPEATLEQAQFHKYELVSRKLGLAPGMRLLDVGCGWGGMVVHAAREHGVKALGVTLSKEQAEWAQKRIAQEGLGDLAEVRHMDYRDVPDGEYDAVSSIGLTEHVGKKNVPAYFASLYGKLAPGGRLLNHCITRPRNDLPPFKRNGVINRYVFPDGELEGPGWLQTAMNDAGFEIRHQENLREHYARTLRDWSANLDRHWDAAVREVGEGTARVWRLYMAGCVLGFERNVVQLHQILGVKLDGTDARMPLRPDFEPPLP from the coding sequence ATGCGACTGGCGGAGATCTTCGAACGGGTCCTCGGAGCCGACGCACCCGTCCGGTTCCGGGCCTACGACGGCAGCACCGCGGGAGACCCCGACAGCGAGGTCGGCGTCGTCGTCCGCCACCCGGCGGCGGTGAACCACCTCGCCCAGGCCCCCGGAGCACTCGGCCTGACCAGGGCGTACGTGGCGGGCTACCTCGACGTCGAAGGCGACATGTACACCCTGCTGCGGTCCGTGGCCGACCTGGTGCTCAGCGAGAAGCCCCGGCTGTCCGCCGCGGAGATGCTGCGGATCGCCAGGGGCGTCGGCTGGGTCAAGTTCGTCAACCGGCTGCCCCCGCCGCCGCAGGAGGTGCGCGGCTCCCGGCTCGCCGCGCTGGGCCTGCGCCACTCCAGGGACCGCGACGCCGAGGTCATCCAGCACCACTACGACGTCTCCAACGCCTTCTACGAGCTGGTGCTGGGCGAGTCGATGACCTACACCTGCGCGGTCTACCCGACGCCGGAGGCCACCCTGGAACAGGCCCAGTTCCACAAGTACGAACTGGTCTCCCGCAAGCTCGGACTCGCCCCCGGCATGCGGCTGCTGGACGTGGGGTGCGGCTGGGGCGGCATGGTGGTCCACGCGGCCCGGGAGCACGGCGTCAAGGCCCTGGGCGTGACCCTGTCCAAGGAGCAGGCCGAGTGGGCGCAGAAGCGGATCGCCCAGGAGGGGCTGGGCGACCTGGCGGAGGTGCGCCACATGGACTACCGCGACGTGCCCGACGGCGAGTACGACGCGGTCAGTTCGATCGGGCTGACCGAGCACGTCGGCAAGAAGAACGTGCCCGCCTACTTCGCGTCGCTGTACGGCAAGCTCGCCCCCGGCGGCCGGCTGCTCAACCACTGCATCACCCGGCCCCGCAACGACCTGCCGCCGTTCAAGCGCAACGGGGTCATCAACCGCTACGTCTTCCCCGACGGGGAGCTGGAGGGCCCCGGCTGGCTGCAGACGGCGATGAACGACGCCGGGTTCGAGATCCGCCACCAGGAGAACCTGCGGGAGCACTACGCGCGGACGCTGCGGGACTGGTCGGCCAACCTGGACCGCCACTGGGACGCCGCGGTGCGGGAGGTCGGCGAGGGCACCGCCCGGGTGTGGCGGCTGTACATGGCGGGATGCGTGCTGGGCTTCGAACGCAACGTGGTGCAGCTGCACCAGATCCTCGGGGTGAAGCTCGACGGAACCGACGCGCGCATGCCGCTGCGGCCCGACTTCGAACCGCCGCTGCCCTGA
- a CDS encoding FAD-binding oxidoreductase, translated as MIRQPSVSNLADHTNAVYELRRAYAKLPADTPVRLAKPTSNLFRFRSRDAAARLDVSAFTSVISVDPDTRTAEVGGMTTYEDLVAVTLRHGLMPLVVPQLRTITLGGAVTGLGIESSSFRNGLPHESVEEMEILTGSGEVVVARRDNEHRDLFHGFPNSYGTLGYALRLRIRLEPVRPYVHLRHLRFDDAAQTMTALERICAERSHEGEAVDFVDGVVFARDELYLTLATFTDRAPWTSDYGGTDIYYRSIPRYAGPGPGDYLTVHDYLWRWDTDWFWCSGALGVQHPVVRRLWPRSLKRSDVYRRLVALDRRTDFSRLLAYYRGQPPREPVIQDIEVEVGRGAEFLDFFHTEIGMSPVWMCPLRLREEPSSGGEAEPVWPLYPLRAHRLYVNFGFWGMVPVRPGRGRTYHNRAIEEEVTRLGGHKSLYSDAFYDEDEFWRLYNGEAYRKLKAAYDPGNRLLDLYAKCVDSG; from the coding sequence GTGATCCGACAGCCTTCCGTGTCCAACCTCGCCGATCACACGAACGCGGTGTACGAACTGCGCCGCGCCTACGCGAAACTGCCGGCGGACACGCCGGTACGCCTGGCCAAACCGACCTCCAACCTCTTCCGCTTCCGGAGCCGCGACGCCGCCGCCCGCCTCGACGTCAGCGCCTTCACCTCGGTGATCAGCGTCGACCCCGACACCCGGACCGCGGAGGTGGGAGGCATGACCACCTACGAGGACCTGGTCGCCGTCACCCTGCGGCACGGGCTCATGCCGCTGGTGGTGCCGCAGCTGCGCACCATCACCCTGGGCGGGGCCGTGACCGGGCTGGGCATCGAGTCCTCCTCCTTCCGCAACGGGCTGCCGCACGAGTCGGTGGAGGAGATGGAGATCCTCACCGGCAGCGGCGAGGTCGTGGTGGCCCGACGCGACAACGAGCACCGCGACCTGTTCCACGGCTTCCCCAACTCCTACGGGACCCTCGGCTACGCCCTGCGGCTGCGCATCCGCCTCGAACCGGTCCGCCCCTACGTCCACCTCCGCCACCTGCGCTTCGACGACGCCGCGCAGACCATGACCGCGCTGGAGCGGATCTGCGCGGAGCGCTCCCACGAGGGCGAGGCGGTCGACTTCGTCGACGGGGTGGTCTTCGCGCGCGACGAGCTGTACCTGACCCTGGCCACCTTCACCGACCGCGCCCCCTGGACCAGCGACTACGGCGGAACCGACATCTACTACCGGTCGATCCCCCGCTACGCGGGCCCCGGCCCCGGCGACTACCTGACCGTGCACGACTACCTGTGGCGGTGGGACACCGACTGGTTCTGGTGCTCGGGCGCCCTGGGCGTGCAGCATCCCGTGGTGCGCCGCCTGTGGCCGCGCTCCCTGAAGCGCTCCGACGTCTACCGCAGGCTCGTCGCCCTGGACCGGCGCACCGACTTCAGCCGCCTGCTCGCCTACTACCGGGGGCAGCCCCCCAGGGAACCGGTCATCCAGGACATCGAGGTGGAGGTGGGCCGCGGCGCAGAGTTCCTCGACTTCTTCCACACCGAGATCGGCATGTCCCCGGTGTGGATGTGCCCGCTGCGGCTGCGGGAGGAGCCCTCCTCCGGAGGGGAGGCGGAACCGGTCTGGCCGCTGTACCCCCTCAGGGCGCACCGGCTGTACGTCAACTTCGGTTTCTGGGGCATGGTTCCCGTCCGCCCCGGCCGGGGCAGGACCTACCACAATCGGGCGATCGAGGAGGAGGTGACCCGGTTGGGCGGGCACAAGTCGCTCTACTCGGACGCCTTCTACGACGAGGACGAGTTCTGGCGGCTCTACAACGGGGAGGCCTACCGCAAACTGAAGGCCGCCTACGACCCCGGGAACCGGTTGCTCGATCTGTACGCCAAATGCGTCGACAGCGGGTGA
- a CDS encoding glutamate racemase: MRIALVDSGIGLLSTAAALRRVRPDADLILSMDPDHMPWGPRSVPEIVGRALAGARAVLGERPDALVVACNTASVHALQALRAELEPRIPVIGTVPAVKPAADRGAPFAIWATPATTGSPYQRDLIDRFARGVEVTPVACPGLADAVERADPVAVGEAVDRAAAHTPADVSAVVLGCTHYDLVGEAITAALGERVTLFTAADAVAAQTLRRLGAAPRPDAPRTGELRVYASGRPARLPEAALAYRAGALLTTEAAA, translated from the coding sequence GTGCGCATCGCATTAGTCGACTCGGGGATCGGTCTGCTCTCCACCGCGGCCGCACTGCGGCGGGTCCGCCCGGACGCGGACCTGATCCTCTCCATGGACCCCGACCACATGCCCTGGGGGCCGCGCAGCGTGCCGGAGATCGTCGGCCGGGCCCTGGCTGGGGCGCGGGCGGTCCTCGGTGAACGCCCCGACGCCCTCGTGGTGGCGTGCAACACCGCCTCGGTGCACGCACTGCAGGCGCTGCGCGCCGAACTGGAGCCCCGCATCCCGGTGATCGGCACCGTCCCGGCGGTCAAACCCGCCGCGGACCGGGGCGCGCCGTTCGCGATCTGGGCGACCCCGGCCACCACTGGGAGCCCCTACCAGCGCGACCTCATCGACCGGTTCGCGCGCGGGGTCGAGGTGACCCCGGTCGCCTGCCCGGGGCTGGCCGACGCGGTGGAGCGCGCCGACCCGGTCGCGGTGGGCGAGGCCGTGGACCGCGCCGCCGCGCACACCCCGGCCGACGTGTCGGCGGTCGTGCTCGGCTGCACCCACTACGACCTGGTGGGCGAGGCCATCACGGCGGCGCTGGGCGAACGGGTGACGCTGTTCACCGCCGCGGACGCGGTCGCCGCGCAGACCCTGCGGCGGCTGGGCGCAGCCCCCCGCCCCGACGCGCCCCGCACCGGGGAACTGCGGGTGTACGCCAGCGGCCGTCCCGCGCGGCTGCCCGAAGCCGCGCTGGCCTACCGGGCCGGAGCACTGCTGACCACGGAGGCCGCCGCGTGA
- a CDS encoding VOC family protein, with amino-acid sequence MTALNLLVIYTDRLAECREFYAGLGLDLVAEQHGTGPEHYAAVLADGSVVELYPSGGRPPTGRLRIGLTVPGAPPQPRTVRDPDGRTVEVRGA; translated from the coding sequence GTGACCGCACTGAACCTGCTGGTGATCTACACCGACCGCCTGGCGGAGTGCCGCGAGTTCTACGCGGGCCTGGGACTGGACCTGGTTGCCGAACAGCACGGCACCGGCCCCGAGCACTACGCCGCGGTCCTCGCCGACGGCTCCGTCGTCGAGCTCTACCCGAGCGGTGGACGCCCGCCGACCGGGCGGCTCCGGATCGGTCTCACCGTTCCCGGCGCGCCGCCGCAGCCGCGGACCGTCCGCGACCCCGACGGCCGCACCGTGGAGGTCAGGGGCGCCTGA